One region of Candidatus Methanoplasma cognatum genomic DNA includes:
- a CDS encoding DUF1846 domain-containing protein, whose translation MKVGFDNEKYIGVQSERIRERIDKFGGKLYLEFGGKLFDDYHASRALPGFRPDSKIEMLMQMRDSVEAIIVINADDVAKNKMRGDLGITYDMEALRMIDSFRERGMFVESVVMTHYVKQPAAVVLEKRLKALGIKVYKHYPIDGYPLDVEKIVSDNGFGKNDFVKTSRPLVVVTAPGSGSGKMATCLSQLYHENKGGVSAGYAKFETFPVWNVPIKHPINLAYEAATIDLGDVNMIDPFHLEAYKESAVNYNRDIEIFPVLNSMLKRILGESPYRSPTDMGVNMAGYCITDNDTVSKASRFEIIRRYYDLLKNRKQGTASDEMVSRMELLMKNADINPSERKVIPAVMNRATALKVPVSGIELEDGTIITGKTSALLGASSAVILNAIKTIAGLDDGILLISPSILKPIQELKTKDLGFMNTKLHADEMLIALSISAQTDPVARAALEQLPKLKGCEMHSSVILSSVEDSTLKRLGLYITCEPAYQNNSLYQGQRMM comes from the coding sequence ATGAAGGTCGGCTTTGACAACGAGAAGTACATCGGCGTGCAGTCTGAACGCATAAGGGAAAGGATCGACAAGTTCGGCGGTAAGCTGTACCTTGAGTTCGGCGGTAAGCTGTTCGACGATTACCATGCCTCCAGGGCCCTTCCGGGATTCAGGCCCGACAGCAAGATCGAGATGCTCATGCAGATGAGGGATTCCGTTGAGGCTATCATTGTCATCAACGCGGACGATGTGGCGAAGAACAAGATGAGGGGCGACCTTGGGATAACATATGATATGGAAGCCCTGAGAATGATCGACTCTTTCAGAGAAAGAGGGATGTTCGTTGAAAGCGTGGTAATGACCCATTATGTCAAACAGCCGGCTGCGGTCGTGCTCGAAAAAAGGCTTAAAGCTCTGGGCATCAAGGTGTACAAGCACTATCCGATAGACGGATATCCGCTGGATGTGGAGAAGATCGTCAGCGATAACGGGTTCGGGAAGAACGATTTCGTTAAGACGAGCAGACCGCTCGTGGTCGTCACTGCCCCCGGTTCGGGCAGCGGCAAAATGGCCACATGCCTATCGCAGCTTTACCATGAGAACAAAGGAGGCGTTTCCGCCGGGTATGCTAAGTTCGAGACGTTCCCCGTATGGAACGTGCCTATCAAACATCCGATAAATCTAGCATATGAAGCGGCGACCATTGACCTCGGCGACGTCAACATGATCGACCCGTTCCACCTCGAAGCATACAAAGAAAGCGCTGTCAATTACAACAGGGACATAGAGATATTCCCTGTGCTGAATTCGATGCTGAAAAGGATACTGGGGGAATCTCCGTACAGATCGCCGACCGATATGGGCGTCAACATGGCGGGATACTGCATTACGGATAACGATACAGTATCAAAGGCCTCGAGGTTCGAGATCATCAGAAGATATTACGACCTTCTGAAGAACAGAAAACAAGGCACAGCGTCCGACGAGATGGTATCCAGAATGGAACTGCTCATGAAGAACGCCGACATCAATCCAAGCGAACGGAAGGTCATACCGGCGGTCATGAACAGGGCGACGGCCCTCAAGGTGCCCGTTTCGGGAATAGAACTGGAAGACGGCACTATAATAACGGGGAAGACGTCGGCCCTGCTGGGCGCCAGCTCTGCCGTCATACTCAACGCCATAAAAACGATCGCCGGCCTTGACGACGGGATACTGCTCATCTCCCCGAGCATCCTGAAGCCCATTCAGGAACTCAAGACCAAGGACCTGGGTTTCATGAATACCAAACTGCATGCCGACGAGATGCTGATCGCGTTGTCGATATCGGCTCAGACGGACCCTGTGGCGAGGGCCGCCCTGGAACAGCTTCCCAAACTCAAAGGGTGCGAGATGCATTCCTCGGTGATATTATCGTCTGTCGAAGATTCGACCCTTAAGAGGCTTGGGCTGTACATAACCTGCGAACCGGCCTATCAGAACAATTCCCTGTACCAGGGTCAGCGCATGATGTGA